CTCATCGAAAACGGTCAGGTAGCAACGCAGTATGTTGATCGGACCAATCATCCGACCTCGGATATCCACTACAATCCGAATGATTCGATGATGGCGATCGAAGGGATCACCTCGCCGGACGGGCGCGTGCTTGGTAAGATGGGACATGCGGAACGTATCGGCGACGGGCTGTACAAAAATTATGATGAAGCGTTTGATATGAAACTCTTCGAGTCGCTGGTCGAGTACTTCAGACCCTGACCAGGTTCTCTTTTGTATGAAAAATAGGAAAGTCCCCAGGAAAAATACTATAACATTAAGACTATATCTATTGAATAAGGATTATCATGAGTAAAAGCGGGCTGATCGTCGAAGGAGGGGGGATGAAGTGTGCGTATAGTGCAGGCATCCTCGACCGATTCCTGGATGACGGGATTTGTTTTGATGAGTGTATAGGTGTGTCGGCGGGGGCTGGCAATCTGGCATCATTTCTCGCGAACCAGCGGGAAAGAAACCTGCATTTCTATACGATATATCAGAACCATCCAGAGTATCTTGGGATGAGGAATTATCTGAAGCACGGCTCATACTTCAATCTGCAGTACATCTATGGTACGATCACCAACTCCACCGGTATCGACCCGGTGGATTATCAGGCTCTGACGGCAAATCCCGCAGAGTATTATCTGACGGCGACGAACGCCAGAACCGGCGAAGCTGAATATTTATCCGGACATGATATGAAGCGGGATGATTTTCGCGCTATCATGGCAAGCTGCGCCATTCCGGTCGTGTGTAAACCGATCGAGCTGAACGGCAATCTGTATTTTGACGGCGGGGTTTCGGATTCGATCCCGGTACAGAAAGCACTTGACGACGGCTGCGATAAACTGGTGGTACTGCTCGAAAACCCGCGCACTTTTGTCCGTCAGCCCCAGAAATACAAACCATTCTATCATTTCTTCCTGCGGAACTATCCGGAGATCGTCAGGAAAATCGACAGACGGCATTTCGAGTATCACAAGGTGATAGCCTATGTCAAAAAACTGGAGGAGGAGGGAAAAGCATTCGTTTTTGCCCCGTCCCACCAAGGGGCAGTGAAAACCACTACCAAAGATTCACAGGATATACATGAGCAGTATAACCTTGGCATCGCTGATTACGATGCCAGACGTGACGAATTGAGAGAGTTTCTGAGCGGGTCATCGTAAGGTATCAACCTGATCAATCTCTCATTTTTGCATTTAAACAGCATGACTTTTTTTCACGGGGATGTAATTTTGACCCGCAAACATTGATTAATAATAGTTGAAAGGGAATAGGTGAGGTGATTATGATCGAGACGAAACGGTTGATCCTTCGGCAGATCGTAGCCTCCGATGCAGAAGATATA
This region of Methanocorpusculum sp. genomic DNA includes:
- a CDS encoding patatin family protein codes for the protein MSKSGLIVEGGGMKCAYSAGILDRFLDDGICFDECIGVSAGAGNLASFLANQRERNLHFYTIYQNHPEYLGMRNYLKHGSYFNLQYIYGTITNSTGIDPVDYQALTANPAEYYLTATNARTGEAEYLSGHDMKRDDFRAIMASCAIPVVCKPIELNGNLYFDGGVSDSIPVQKALDDGCDKLVVLLENPRTFVRQPQKYKPFYHFFLRNYPEIVRKIDRRHFEYHKVIAYVKKLEEEGKAFVFAPSHQGAVKTTTKDSQDIHEQYNLGIADYDARRDELREFLSGSS